In Bdellovibrio bacteriovorus, the genomic window CATTCTTCTTCATATCGTAAGTGCTCATGACACGATAAAGATTATCGTTAAATCCTAGCTGAGGAGCTCGGAAACCAACGACATCATCTTTTTGAAAAAGAAGATCAATGTAGCCGTTCGGGGTGGTTCCCATGTTATTGTAGGTAAAAAGGTTTTTAATGATATCATCAAACTGCGCGAATTCAGAAACCCATTGTCTTTCAGTCCACGTCTGCCCATTATAATGCCCGACGGTGTGCGACGCTATTTCGTGCCCCTCATAAAAGGCCTCGTTCATCTGATCTACACGCAAGGCCACGTCTTTATTGTTATCTCCCCAACCAATATTGGAAGTTCCCGCTTTCTCCTTATGAGGAGCATGATAGTGGCGCTTGGAAGACCATTCCTCGGTCAAAAGATAAGAAGGATTGATAAAGAACGTAAACTTCACATCAGCGCCAGTTTTGGCTTTGTAGGATTTCGAAAAATCACGAGAATACTGCCAAACATCATTATTATAAGAGCCGTCAAAAGCTAAAAGAACGAATTGTGGCGGTCTTTCAATGGCTTTGGATTGAGCCGCAGCAAAATGTGGCGCAACCATAGATAAAGCGACAAGGCCATTGACCAAAAGATTCTTTTTCTTTCCCATGACTTCTCCCTATTAATAAAAACTGATTTGATTCAAACCTCATGATTGCAACCCACATGCCCGGCCCAAGTGGCCAGGAGCCCAAAGCCATCGTCTGATCTTTTGACAGGAGCCCTTCTGCGCCCTCGGATCTCAGAATGAGACGCGAGAAAATTCACCATCCTTAAGGGATTTTAAAATAAAGCTTGTTAATACCCCCCACCCCTGGCACAACCAGGACCGTTGTTTTTTGACCTGGTTTGTAAGAGGTTGGCTTATGGCTCCTGAAATGGCCGTTTCCTATGTCGTCGGATGGATTCCCTCTGCGGCGGTGACGGGACTGCATTTCTACCTGCACCGTAAAAAAGTGCGCTCGCGCCCCTACCAGCAACTGCAAAAAAATCTGCGAAAAGTGAACCTAGTTTGGCGCGAATCCCGCGCAGATATGGAACCCTTCGCCGAAGGCAAAGAAGAACGTGACTTGGCTTTATACGAAAAGAATTTGCTACTTATGGGTACCTTCTTCTTTTTCTTAAGCTGGGCCGGATTTGTTTTTAATTTAATTATACTCGTTTCAATGCACAAGCTGGCGGTCAGCCGGAAAGAGCAAAAGATCTTTGCTAGTCCCCTGACTGAAAGAGACCTTGAGGCAAAAGACATCGAGACCATCCTTAAGGAGCAGACATGAACTCTAGAATCCCCGTCATTCAACAATCAGCAAAATGGATCGTCGTAAACAAGCCTGTTGGCATTTCCGTGCACAACGAAACTAGCGACTTGCGTGCTGTACTAAAAAAACAACTTCGTCCTGGCAGCTTTGACGATGTTTACCCTGTTCACCGTTTAGATAAAGAAACATCGGGCGTGCTCATGGTAGCGCTTGAAGCCGAAACTGCTTCAGAGCTGGCTGAGAAATTCCAGAAAAAAGAAACGGCAAAATCTTATTACGCCATCTTGCGTGGCAGCCTTCCGGCTTCTGAAAAATGGCAAACTTGGGATTTCCCAATCTCTGACAAAGCTGAAGGACGTAAAAACCCCCAAGGTCTTTTAAAAGACCGCGTGGCTGCGAAAACCAAGTACCGTGTGGTTCAATCAAACAAATACTTCTCTTTGGTGGAAGTGGATCTTTTAACGGGTCGCCAACATCAAATCCGCAAACACGCGGCTTTAGCGGGCAACCCGATCGTGGGCGATCCTCGATACAATGATGGCAAGTACAACGAAAAAATGGCCGAGATCTATGGCGATGAACGCATGTACCTCCACGCGTTCAAACTGAGCATCCAAGTTTCTGGCAAAGTTCAGACGTTTGACACACCGATGCCTCAGTCGTTCAAAGCTCTTCTTAAGTAATTCATTTTGCTGCACCAGTGCTACCTACGTAGGTAGCACTGGTGCAGCATTTTTTTTAGGCGACTCTGGCACAATTTACTGCCGCGCTGGCGGCGGTTTAGGATTACAAAACTACATTCGTTGATAAGAAGCGCGAACTGTCTTGATGCAAGATCTTTTGAATGACTTGCTTGCCGTTCGCATCTTGCTTGGCTGCGACCATGCAGCGAATGCTAAACGCTCTGAGCGCATCAAACACACTTAATGTTCCTTCAGCAGAATTCTTACGGCCCGTGAATGGATACACATCGGGCCCGCGCTGACATTGGCTATTGATATTAATACGACATACTTGATTGCTTAGATGATCAATCATTTCGCCCATTTTTTCTGGGTCTTCACCGAACAGACTGGCTTGGTTTCCATAAGGGGAATTGATGATGTACTCTTCGACTTCCTGCATGTCTTCAAATTCACGAATTGGTACTACCGGACCAAATTGCTCTTCGTGCGCCACTCGAGAATCTAAACTGACATTGGCCAATACTGCGGGGAAAAATAATTGTCCCACAACTTTACCGCCACGCTCGGGATTGCAAAGAACCGCCCCTTTACTGACGGCATCTTCAATCAGACCCGTTAAGTACGCAGCCTTATTTACATCCGGCAACGGAGTGATAGAAACGCCCGGCTCCCAAGGCAGACCTGCGACCAATCCATTTACTTTTTGTACAAATTTTTCGGTGAATTCTTTAGCGATTTTTTTATGCACAAAAATCATCTTAAGGGCCGTACAGCGCTGACCATTAAACGACAATGAACCGCGCACACATTCCGCCACGGCTAAATCAATGTTCGCTTCTTCCATGATGATGGCCGGATTTTTGGCCTCTAAACTTAAAATACTGCGAAAGCTTGAGGGTCTGGGATGGGCCACTTTAATTTGATTAGCGACTTTGCTTGAACCGATAAAGGCTAAGACATCGATTTTCCCAGTTTGCACCGCCGGTCCCACAATATCGCGCCCTTGACCGTTAATAACGTTCACCACACCCGCTGGGAATGAATCTTTAAACACTTTTAAAAGCGGCTCCCATAAAAGCTGCCCGTAACGAGCTAGCTTCACGACCACCGTGTTTCCCATAATCAATGCTGGAATTAAAGTCGTGAAAGTTTCATTCAATGGATAATTAAATGGCCCCATACACAAAGTCACACCTAGAGGAGCTCGGCGAATCTGCGCCATCACGCCGCCAGAAAATTTAAATCCGCTGGATTCACGATCTAGGTTTTTTACTTCATTAACCGTGTCATCAATGTACTGAATGGTACGATCAAATTCACCTTGAGCATCCGCCCAAGTCTTGCCGATTTCCCACATCAACAAACGACAAATCAATTCACGTTCTTCCAGCATTCCATTGCGAAATTTGATAACTCCTTGGATGCGATCTTCCATCCGCGCGGAGGGCCACTCACCTAATCCACGTGCCCAGGCTTTTGAAGCCGCATCGACAGCTTCCTTGATAACTTCCACACTGACGTGAGGAGTGGTGCCTAGTTGCACTTCACCGCTTTCACGATGGCAGGTTGAAAAAACAGGGATCGAGTCAAAACCCTTATCGCGGATTTCGCCGCCAATAAGGATACGACCATTCATTTTCGGAACTTGAGGGAATTCGGGCAATTGCATTTTCATTTTGATTTCTCTTGTGTGAGGTTAAAGACACTTAAGTAAAAGACTGAAAAAACGGACTGTCAATCTTCACCAAGACCCGTTAGACTTTCATTTAACAAAGGATGGAAGTCCATGTGTCAGCTCCTTGCCATGAACTGTAATACGCCCACCGACATCTGCTTTTCTTTTACCGGGTTTCAGGCCCGTGGAGGGCGTACCGACGTCCATCAAGATGGCTGGGGCATCGCCTTTTTTGAAGGTCGAGGTGTGAGGGTGTTTTTAGATGCACAAGCCTCAGCCCATTCCCCGATTGCCGAACTTGTTCGTCAGTACCCCATTAAATCAAAAACTGTCGTCGCTCACATACGTAAGGCAACCCAAGGGATTGTCGCCTTAGAGAACACCCATCCTTTTATGCGCGAGCTTTGGGGACGCTATTGGATCTTTGCCCACAATGGAAATCTGGTGAATTTTGAGCCTGAACTTGATGGCACTTTTCTTCCCGTAGGGGACACCGACAGTGAGAAGGTTTTTTGTTATATCATGCAAGAACTTCGATTGCGTCACGGCGATCAAATGCCTAACAACGAAGCTTTATTTGCAACGATTGCCGAACTCACATTACACATTGGCCAATGTGGCGAGTTTAATTTCTTATTTTCAAATGATCAGGTCTTGATGGTGCATGCATCCACCAATTTGACTTATATCATTCGCAAAGCACCGTTTGCGACCGCGCACTTAAAAGACCAGGACATGTCGGTGGACTTTACTCACGTGACGACAAGCACGGATAAGGTGGCTGTCATTGCCACCACACCGCTGACCGAAAACGAATCATGGACGCGCTTAGAGCCGGGCACGCTTTGCCTGTTTGCCGAAGGCGACTTGCAGGCCAGCGTAAAAACCATCGCGGGCCCTGCGGAAAAAATAAAATAGCTATTTTTTGGCGGGAGTCAGTTTACTGTCCAGTTTTGACAAGAAACTGGACACTAAGTCTTCGCGCTCTTGCCCTGACACCGGACGAACACCTAAAGGAAATTCCGTGTAGAGTTCTTTGGGAATCTCTAACAAAAATCTAGAAGGAGCCACGGGGCGAACAACGCCGTTTTTTTTTCGTTGCTGACAACGAGTCATCACCAGACGCTGCTTGGCGCGAGTCACCCCCACATAAAAAAGCCGGCGTTCTTCGTCGATATCTGAACCCAAATTTTTATGCGGCAAAAGGTCTTCTTCTAATCCGGCTAAAATCACGATCGGAAACTCCAAACCCTTAGACGCATGCAAAGTCATAAGCTGCACCTTGTTTTGGTCTTCCTCTTCCCCGCCCATGTCATCACGTAAAAGCATGGCATCGATAAAGGATTTAATGCTGTCGACATCATAAGAGCGCTTGCCCAAATAAGAATCTAAGATCCGTCCCAGGATTTCAACGACCATCCATTTTTTTTCAGCACTCGCGGGATCTGCGGCGGTGCCATACACGTATTCGCGATAGCCGATACCTTGAAAGATTTCAACCATCTTGGCACCTGGTGAAGAGCCGATGTTATAATCTAAAATATTTTTGGGAAGGTCTTCGATAAACTTCATCAGATTATCAATCGACTCTCCGGCTTTATCTTGCACTTCAGCTTCTTTCCAGAAACGACAAGCATCGACAAAGTTTATGCGTTTTTTTAAAGCAAATTCCGAAAGCTTTTCAATCGTCGTATCGCCAATTCCTCGAGAAGGAACATTGATGATCCGACGCAAAGACACTTCATTGGGTGCCAAAGACTGTTTTAAATATGCCATGAGATCTTTGATCTCTCGACGGTCAAAGATCGAAGTTCCGCCCGTGATGGTGTACGGAATATTCGCACGACGTAATGAGGACTCAATCAGCCCCCCTTGCGTGTTGGAACGATATAAAACGGCAAAGTCTTTCAACTTATGCCCTTGACGTTGAAAGTGATGAATTTCACTGACCACGAACTCACATTCGTCTTCTTCACGCTCTAAAAGGAACATTTCAGGCATCACGCCCGTGCTTTCGGCAATTTCGGCGCGCAAGACTTTTCCATGACGATTTTTATTCTTAGAAATGGCGGCATTGGCCACGGCCAAGATCTCTGCCGAAGAACGATAATTTCTTTCAAGCATGATCACTTCACACTTTGCATGTTCTTTCGGGAAATTCAGGATGTTCTTAATTTCCGCCCCACGCCAGCCATAAATTGACTGATCATCATCACCTACGACGGCAATGTTTTGATGAGGCTTGATAATTTGATTGATCAAATCCATTTGCATGCGATTGGTGTCTTGAAATTCATCCACCATTACTTGCGTGAACATGCTCTGTACTTTTTCTAAGATATCCGGATTTTCCTTAAACAAAGTTAAAGGCTTAATCAAAAGACCTTCAAAATCCACAACGCCTAAGTGTTCTAAGCGCTTCGCAAACTTAGGCGCTAAGACTTCGGCCATTTCGTGGTATTCATCAAAGGCCTCCACCGCCGGAGCAATCCCGGTGCGACGATCATTGATCATTGATAGAATTTTATCGATATCAAATTTATCTTTGCCCGAGTTTTTAACGTCTTTAAGCAAGTCTTTTAAAATTGCGTTGCAATCGCTTTGATCCACGATTCCAAAGTACGGTGAAAGACCGGCATGTTTATGAAAACGACGCAGAATTTGCAATCCAAACGAGTGGAAAGTGCCTGCCCACAGCCCCTTGCCGGTACTGCCAAGCTTGACTCCCACTCGGTGTTTTAATTCGCGTGCGGCTTTATTGGTGAAGGTTAACACGCAGATCTCTTGGGCTTGGGCCACGCGTTCGGAAATAAGTCTTCCCGTGCGAGAAACCAAGACCGTCGTTTTCCCTGAACCCGCGCCTGCCAAAATAAGCAAAGGGCCGTAATTATGCTTTACGGCCTTTTGTTGCTCGGGGTTTAACCCCTTAAGCCAATCCATTTAAATCCTAACAAATCAAAAAACTAAAACGACTAAACGCGGTTGTGGATCAGGGTACGAACTTCGTCTTCAAAGACGACTTCGATTTTATCTGACATCGCGTCTTTGATGAAACCCAAACCAAATTTTGGATGTTGAAGTTTCGTGTTCTTTTCGAACTTGCCCTTCATGTTGTATGTGTTGGTCGCCGCACCTTCGTTTGACATCAACATTTCATACTCATTTTTGTGGCTTGATTTACGTGAGTTCATTGTTTGTTCACGTTTTTTCGCCGCCGCGCCCGTCAACGGTTTGCCCGTTTTAGTTTGCGCTTTAGGAAGAGAGTATGTCTTCTGTGAACCACAGATTTCACATTTGATTTTTGCCGACGTCGCTGTCGTATGCGCTAATACCACGTGGTATCTGTCAGCATCGCATTTCTTACAAAATGCAAAAAAAGATTTCGCGACGGGTGGCAAGGTATTCATCGTCATTTGTTTCTTCCTATCTAGTATTGTTGTTTCAAACTATAAATCATTAATTTTTCGTCTAACTTTTTCTGCGCGATTTCACGAGCACTTAAATAAAAAGGCCCTTCTTCGCGTTCAATACGCTTTTGAAAATCAAGCATGCTCTGCTCGTCTTTCGGGTCGATAAAACGTCCCGTCGGACCGTAATTTTCTAAAAACGCATAGTCTTCTTCTTTGGTGAAGAACTTTTCCCACACTTGCGTGTTCACCTGCACACGGTAAGTGACCGTGGTTGCGTGCGAGTGCACCGGCGCATAGGCCCCGATGATTTCCATATGGCCGAAATTCGAGTGCAGTCTTAATGCCGGGCTTCCCCACTGGGTCATGCCCGAGCATTGCTCCACGTTGGCATACCACAACCCAAAAGCCTTCGATAAAAATCCAAGACCGTAAAGACCCTGTCCTTCGGGCAATAAAGAATTGATGGAAGTTAAATTGTGCGCAACCCACTCGCCCTTATGCATGGTCGGAATGATGATGAACAAAGACAACGGAACCCAATCCATATCATCCAACGACGTGACTTCTTTTAAAACCTTTGAACTTTGCACGGGAGAATTAATCGCCGGAAACTTTTTGGGATCTAAAACTTCACGCATCGCCGGCGTTAATGCGGACGGACGAGCCGCAAAGCCCGCCACAAATCCTGGCATCACCGCACAGTCGTAAAACACCCAACGAGGCATCGCCATGTTAGAAGGTCCAAAAGCACGTGCTTCCAGTGAATAGATACGATCGGCAAAAGCCAGCTCTGGAATATCCAATGGATCTTTCATCACTGGCGATTTATTAAACCAATTCAAGCGATGCGCGGAACCCGGGTGAGCAATCTGGTTTTCCGGACGCACGAATACGTAAGGACGTATATCGTCGTTTTCCATCCAGCTCGCTTTGCTCAACAATGGGTTCAAGGGCATCTCCTTCTAGCGGGGACCAGTCATATCTTCGGGTCTTACAATCTTATCAAATTGCTCGCCCGTGAGGAGTCCAAGATTGATGGCTTCTTCGCGGAGTGTTGTGCCGTTTTTATGAGCAGTTTTAGCAATTTTGGCTGCATTATCGTAGCCAATGTGAGGATTCAAAGACGTCACCAGCATTAATGACTGTTCAACGTGTTTTTGGATTTGCTTTTTATTGGCTTCAATACCCGAAACACAGTGATCAGTGAACGATTCACAGGCGTCGGCAATCAAGCGAATTGAGTTTAACACGTTAAACACAATCAGTGGCTTAAAGACGTTCAGTTCAAAATGGCCGTTAGAACCGCCGACAGAAACGGCGACGTTATTCCCCATCACTTGGGCACAGACCATGGTCATAGCTTCGCTTTGAGTGGGGTTTACTTTCCCCGGCATGATCGAGCTGCCCGGTTCATTTTCTGGAAGGTTTAATTCACCGATACCTGAACGAGGTCCAGATCCCAACAAACGAATGTCATTGGCGATTTTCATCAAAGACACTGCGGCCGAGTTCAACGCGCCACTGACTTCGACCAAAGCATCATGAGACGCCAAGGCTTCGAATTTATTTTCAGCAGAAACAAACGGAATCTTAGTTTCTTTAGCAATTGCTTCTGCGGCTTGAACCGCGAATTTTGGATGCGTGTTTAGACCCGTTCCAACAGCGGTGCCACCCAATGCCAGTTCATGTAAGTGCGGCAAGGTGTTTTTCACGCGTTGAATGGCATGTTTCATTTGTGTCGCGTAACCAGAAAACTCTTGTCCCAAAGTCAATGGTGTTGCGTCCATCAAATGAGTGCGACCGATTTTAACGATATCTTTGAATTCGTTTTGTTTTACGACGAGAGCTTTATGCAGCTTTTCCATCATTGGAATTAAACGATGATGAACTTGTTCCGCGACGGCAATGTGCATGGCTGTTGGGAAGGTGTCGTTGGAAGATTGGCCTTTGTTCACATCGTCATTGGGGTGAATGTCTTTGCTTGGAAGATTTAAACCCATCATGTTCATCGCGCGATTAGCGATAACTTCATTGGCATTCATATTTGTCTGCGTGCCCGAGCCTGTTTGCCATACCACTAGTGGAAAGTGCGCATCTAATTTCCCGGCAATCACTTCATCTGCGGCCGCCACGATGACTTCCGCTTTTTTACCATCAAGCAAGTTCAAGCTTTGATTGGTTAAAGCCGCACATTTTTTTAAAATACCTAAAGCACGAATCATCTCACGCGGAAAACGATCCCCACCGATTTTAAAGTTTTGAGTGGATCGCTGTGTTTGAGCTCCCCAAAATTTATCTGCAGGAACCTGAACATCACCCATGGTGTCTTTTTCAATACGGAAATTCTGTGTTGTCATAAAATCCTCTTTAAGGTCTTTTTAAAAAATTAAAATCTATCTTCGCGCCACTTGTCCAACGTGAGCTTGGTCCGTGGGATAAATAACGAGCTCTTGAATATTCACATGAGCTGGTCTTGCCACACACCACGCAATCGTTTCCGCGATATCGGAAGCTGAAAGTGGTGTCATACCCTCATAAACTTTGTCGGCTTTAGCTTGATCTCCAAGACGGACGACAGAAAATTCCGTATTCACCATACCGGGCTCGATATTGGTAACGCGAATTTTTGTTCCCAGAAGATCCATACGCAGACCTTCTGAAAGGGCTCTGACAGCGAATTTGCTAGCACAATACACCCCGCCCCCCGGGTAAGTCCATCTTCCTGCAACAGAACCTAGATTGACAATGTGTCCTGAATTTTTCTGCACCAAATAGGGCAAAATCCCGCGAGTCATGTAAAGGAGCCCTTTGACGTTGGTGTCGATCATCGTGTCCCAGTCCTCTAAGCTCGCCTCTTGCATTTTCTCAATCCCCTTTGCAAGACCTGCGTTATTGACCAGCAGCTCCAGCTTTTTCAGGGTTGGGTCATGGGTCTTTAAGAAGCTTGCGACCTCTTCCTTAGACGTCAGATCAAAACAGGCCGTTTCCACCGAAATTTGCGGGAACTCTTTTGTGAGAATGCTTTTTAATTCTTTCAATTTTTCTTCGCGCCGACCGGTCGCTAAAATTGAAAAACCCGCTGCGGCCAGTGACTTGGCGGTGGCCCAACCGATACCGGCGGTCGCCCCTGTGATTAAAGCCCATTTTGACATGAAAAACCTCGTTCAAAAACGATATCAGCCCAAGGCGCAAATGGGAAAAATTTCCGACTTGATGCGCCGCCCACAAGTCTGGTATGAAAGCCCTATGAAATGCCCTTGTGGATCTAACAAAGAATATGCCGCCTGCTGTGGACTTTTTCACTCTGGAGAAGCCCAAGCCCCTACTGCCGAACAACTCATGCGCTCACGTTACGCCGCGTTTGTTAAAAACGACATGACGTATTTGCAAGAGACAACCGACCCGCAAACTTTGACCTCTATCGATGAAGAGGCCAATAGAGAATGGGCCGAGCACGCGCAGTTTAAAAAATTAGAGATCCTTAGCGCCGAAGAAAAAGGCACTAAAGGCATTGTCGAATTTAAAGCCCACTATGCCCTGGATGGCGAAGACTATATTCACCACGAGATCAGCACTTTCCGCAAACAAGCCGGTCAATGGTTTTTTAAATCCGGCAAAATCAAAGAAGAAAAGCCCGAGAAAGCAAAGTCATGAAATACTGGTTGATGAAATCGGAACCCGACGTTTTTTCGATTGATAACTTAAAAAAAGACAAAACCACATGGTGGGAAGGTGTGCGCAATTATCAAGCACGCAACTTTATGAAAGACATGCAAGTGGGTGATGAAGTTTTATTTTATCACTCTAATGCTGAACCCCCGGGAGTGGCGGGAATCGCAAAAGTTTCTAAATTAGCCGAACCCGATGCAGCCCAATTTGATAAAAAATCTGAATATCATGACCCAAAAGCCACCAAAGAAAAACCCATCTGGTTTTGTGTGCAAGTGGCTTTTGTGGAAAAGTTTGATGAAGTCATCTCGTTAGCTGACTTGCGTGGTAACGACAAATTGCAGGACATGCTGGTCCTGCAAAAGGGCTCACGCCTCAGTGTGCAGCCGGTTGAAAAAAAGCACTTCGACCTTGTAAAAAAAATGGCGGCGGCTAGCGCGCGCGAGTCCGCAGAGCGTAAGGCCAGCGGCCTGAAGCTGAAGCAGTAGGAAATCTATGAAACTGTTTTTAGCTCCGATGGAAGGTGTTGTTGATTGGGTTATGCGTGATACGCTGACTCGTATTGGCGGCATTGATCAATGCGTGACGGAATTTTTACGCGTCACGGATCGTCTTCATCCGGAGATGGTTTTTTATAAAAACTGTCCAGAACTAAAAACCGGTTCAAGAACCCGCTGGGGCACACCTGTTTTTGTGCAACTGTTGGGCGGCCAAGCCGAACCCTTAGCCATAAATGCCCAACGAGCCGCCAAACTGGGAGCTTTGGGAATTGATCTTAACTTTGGCTGCCCGGCTAAAACCGTAAATCGTCATGACGGCGGCGCAAGTCTTTTAAAATCCTGTGATCGCGTGCATACAATTGTTAAAACCGTGCGTGATGCCGTTCCGGCCCATGTTCCGGTCACGGCCAAAATTCGCTTAGGATTTGATGATCCCACAAAATGTATTGAAATTGCTCAAGCCGTTGAAGAGGCTGGTGCCACTTGGCTGACCGTCCACTGCCGCACGAAAACCGATGGTTACAAACCACCCGCTTATTGGGAATGGATTCCGCGTATCAAAGAAAACGTGAAAATGAAAATCATCGCAAACGGCGAAATCTGGAATGTCGCGGATTTTTATCGCTGTGTTGAAGTCACACAATGTGAAGACTATATGGTCGGCCGAGGTGTGATGAGCAATCCCTATATCTTCCGTCAAATCAAACAGTCTCTGCACGACCAAGAAGTGGAAGAAATGAACTGGGCCCGCGCCAAAGCTCTTTTACCGCAGTTTTTTGAATCTAGTACTTTGTATATTAACGACTATTTTGCGGTGTCTAGAACCAAACAATGGATGAAGGCTTTATCGCTAAAAAACCAAGAGGCTAAGTCGGTCTTTGATGAAATCAAGGTCTTAAAAAAACCTGTCGAGTTTCGCGAAAAATTAGAATTTATCTGTCAGTAAGAATTTATTTATGTTGTTCGGAAAGCATCTTTTCAATTTTATCTAAGCGCGCTTTCATCTCTTGGTTTTCTTTTTTGAGCTCCGCATTTTCCGCTTTCACAGAGGCAATCTCTCGGGATTGGGCATCAGTGATTTTTAAAATCTCCTTGATAGATTCAATCACGGGGGCAATTAAATTCGCATAACTTACCGCCAAGAAGCCTTGATCATTTTTTTTCACGGCCTCAGGGAATACTTTTTCCACATCTTGCGCGATCAGACCGACTTCATGGCCCGCGCCATTTTTTTTCTGATCTTTCCAATCATAGTAAATACCCTGAAGAGACGTGATCTTTTCTAAGGCATCCGCCGAATTTATTTTTTCAATATTTGTTTTTAAGCGAATATCGGAAGTTTGCGTGAAACCACCCGGTGCATTGACCACGCCCGTTTGGTAAATAGACACCAGAGACGATCCCCCAAATCCACCCGAAGTTCCGCCCGAGCCAAGAATCAACGTGGCTCCGTTNNNNNNNNNNNNNNNNNNNNNNNNNNNNNNNNNNNNNNNNNNNNNNNNNNNNNNNNNNNNNNNNNNNNNNNNNNNNNNNNNNNNNNNNNNNNNNNNNNNNNNNNNNNNNNNNNNNNNNNNNNNNNNNNNNNNNNNNNNNNNNNNNNNNNNNNNNNNNNNNNNNNNNNNNNNNNNNNNNNNNNNNNNNNNNNNNNNNNNNNNNNCCAACCGCACTAGGACCACCGCCGGAAGAATATAAACTCCAACTTCTTCCACTCGCTATATTGTTGATCATCTGAAAGCCAATTGAATTTGCCGAGGAACCTACCGAACGAATTCCGTTAGAATTCGAAGAAGCCACCTCAAAATTCGTGGTGGGGTTGGTCGTTCCGACACCGACAAGTCCACTGGAAGTAATCGTCATTGCTTCGGCATAAGAGGAAGCTCCATTGGGCACAACGGTGAACATAAGATTAGCGCCCGCATTAGAGGCCGAGTGATTTTCGGTCGCAACCGAGATCATGCCCGCACCGAAATTAGAATTATGGTTGCGCATTTGGAATGAGCCCATAATATCGTTGTTCTGCGCATAGGTTGGCGACGTGTAAGTCCCTCGCGATCTTACAGTATAAATATTTGGATTTGCTGATGACGAGGCGACATAGTTAAGAACATCATTCCAGTCGTTAGCAATGACGGCGAGGCGTCCGTCAGCCACGGTTAATTTGTCCGAGGGATAATCTGTTCCGATCCCGATGCGACCGCCGGAGTCTATTGTCATACGACGGGTGTTTGAGACCGCATCCCAAAGATAAAAGGTTTGCTCCCCGGCTCCGGCAGG contains:
- a CDS encoding SDR family NAD(P)-dependent oxidoreductase produces the protein MSKWALITGATAGIGWATAKSLAAAGFSILATGRREEKLKELKSILTKEFPQISVETACFDLTSKEEVASFLKTHDPTLKKLELLVNNAGLAKGIEKMQEASLEDWDTMIDTNVKGLLYMTRGILPYLVQKNSGHIVNLGSVAGRWTYPGGGVYCASKFAVRALSEGLRMDLLGTKIRVTNIEPGMVNTEFSVVRLGDQAKADKVYEGMTPLSASDIAETIAWCVARPAHVNIQELVIYPTDQAHVGQVARR
- a CDS encoding YchJ family protein, which codes for MKNLVQKRYQPKAQMGKISDLMRRPQVWYESPMKCPCGSNKEYAACCGLFHSGEAQAPTAEQLMRSRYAAFVKNDMTYLQETTDPQTLTSIDEEANREWAEHAQFKKLEILSAEEKGTKGIVEFKAHYALDGEDYIHHEISTFRKQAGQWFFKSGKIKEEKPEKAKS
- a CDS encoding EVE domain-containing protein; this translates as MKYWLMKSEPDVFSIDNLKKDKTTWWEGVRNYQARNFMKDMQVGDEVLFYHSNAEPPGVAGIAKVSKLAEPDAAQFDKKSEYHDPKATKEKPIWFCVQVAFVEKFDEVISLADLRGNDKLQDMLVLQKGSRLSVQPVEKKHFDLVKKMAAASARESAERKASGLKLKQ
- a CDS encoding tRNA dihydrouridine synthase produces the protein MKLFLAPMEGVVDWVMRDTLTRIGGIDQCVTEFLRVTDRLHPEMVFYKNCPELKTGSRTRWGTPVFVQLLGGQAEPLAINAQRAAKLGALGIDLNFGCPAKTVNRHDGGASLLKSCDRVHTIVKTVRDAVPAHVPVTAKIRLGFDDPTKCIEIAQAVEEAGATWLTVHCRTKTDGYKPPAYWEWIPRIKENVKMKIIANGEIWNVADFYRCVEVTQCEDYMVGRGVMSNPYIFRQIKQSLHDQEVEEMNWARAKALLPQFFESSTLYINDYFAVSRTKQWMKALSLKNQEAKSVFDEIKVLKKPVEFREKLEFICQ
- a CDS encoding tail fiber domain-containing protein — translated: NGATLILGSGGTSGGFGGSSLVSIYQTGVVNAPGGFTQTSDIRLKTNIEKINSADALEKITSLQGIYYDWKDQKKNGAGHEVGLIAQDVEKVFPEAVKKNDQGFLAVSYANLIAPVIESIKEILKITDAQSREIASVKAENAELKKENQEMKARLDKIEKMLSEQHK